From the Salvelinus fontinalis isolate EN_2023a chromosome 35, ASM2944872v1, whole genome shotgun sequence genome, one window contains:
- the LOC129834626 gene encoding leucine-rich repeat-containing G-protein coupled receptor 4-like isoform X1, which translates to MRVFVIWIFLRLFSLRDGAAGQGQSTPAICSSSCRCDEDGGADCSGKGLTTVPTGLSAFTYYLDISMNNITELPAFVFKNFPYLEELRLAGNDLSFIHPDALSGLHQLKVLMLQNNQLKTVPSTAIKNLYSLQSLRLDANHITTVPEDSFEGLQQLRHLWLDDNSLTEVPVGPMRHQANLQALTLALNRITHIPNNAFANLSSLVVLHLHNNRIKEIGESCFTGLENLETLDLNFNNLMTFPEAIQSLPKLKELGFHSNDIAAIPEGAFHKNPLLRTIHLYDNPLSFVGTSAFQNLSDLHSLMLRGASMMQEFPCLIGTNNLESLTLTGTKIAAIPVELCEDLKVLRTLDLSYNEIEELPSFQGCLKLQEISLQHNHIQQIDRDTFQGLSALRLLDLSRNEMKTIHRDAFLYLTVLTNLDLSLNSLTSIPTTGLSSLNQLKLTGNLQMKHVFTAKSLPKLRSVSVPYAYQCCAFVGCDSSTTSTDEEDIKKVTGGEEVERISMVMHCSPSPGAFKPCEHLLGSWMIRLTVWFICLVALIFNTLVLAATFSRRALALSPARLLVGLLALTNLLTGVYVGVLTVLDAATWGSFAEFGVWWETGVGCRATGALAVFSSEWAVLLLPLAAVERSVAVRGLLGKAISPRRSSERGFGDRCFALAAALLGLLAAAAACLPLFSTNDPSASPLCLPFSGGEGPALGVTVALVLLNALAYLFTAAVYTQLYCGLGRVELADQEQAGAVRHVAWLIFTNCIFFCPVAAFSFAPLLARSGTAGGPEIAKSITLIFFPLPACLNPVLYVFFSPAFREDWLRLRGHGAVARGVKAGQCAGGSGVVDGDGDSSTRVGYDCGVYSQLCGETGMCEPCEAALHARTSSSSSSVCRHLVKSHSCPTLSAGAAAGQRTEGYWADSGTLPAQSEYADEGDSFVSDSSDQVQACGRACFCQSRGLPLVHYTYNIPRIKD; encoded by the exons tcGACTGGCAGGAAATGACCTCTCATTCATCCACCCTGACGCTCTGTCTGGACTGCATCAGCTCAAAGTCCT GATGTTGCAGAATAACCAGCTGAAGACTGTTCCAAGTACAGCTATAAAGAACCTCTACTCTCTACAGTCTCT ACGTCTGGATGCCAACCACATCACAACGGTGCCTGAGGATAGCTTTGAGGGCCTGCAGCAGCTCCGCCACCTCTGGCTGGATGACAACAGCCTGACTGAGGTCCCAGTGGGCCCCATGAGACACCAGGCTAACCTGCAGGCTCTCACCCTGGCACTCAACCGCATCACCCACATCCCCAACAATGCCTTTGCCAACCTCTCCAGTCTGGTGGTGCT GCATCTGCATAATAACAGAATTAAGGAGATTGGGGAGAGCTGCTTCACGGGGCTAGAGAACCTAGAGACGCT GGATCTTAACTTCAACAACCTGATGACCTTCCCAGAAGCAATCCAGTCACTGCCCAAACTGAAGGAGCT TGGATTTCACAGCAATGACATAGCAGCCATACCTGAGGGAGCCTTCCACAAGAACCCTTTGCTCCGCACCAT CCACCTGTATGACAACCCCCTGTCCTTTGTGGGAACGTCAGCCTTCCAGAACCTGTCTGACCTGCACTCCCT GATGCTACGTGGAGCCAGTATGATGCAGGAGTTTCCCTGTCTCATTGGGACTAACAACCTGGAGAGTCT CACTTTGACAGGCACAAAGATTGCCGCCATACCGGTTGAGCTCTGTGAGGATCTAAAGGTGCTGCGGACTCT GGACCTGTCCTACAATGAGATTGAGGAGCTGCCTTCCTTCCAGGGCTGTCTAAAGCTGCAGGAAAT AAGCCTGCAGCACAACCACATCCAGCAAATCGACAGGGACACATTCCAGGGTCTGTCTGCCCTGCGCTtgct GGACCTGAGTAGAAATGAAatgaaaaccatccacagagatgcTTTCCTCTATTTGACGGTGCTAACAAACCT AGACCTGAGTTTAAACTCGCTGACCAGCATTCCAACAACTGGACTGAGTTCCCTGAACCAACTGAAACTCACAGGAAACCTGCAGATGAAACATGTATTTACTGCAAAGAGCCTCCCCAAACTCAG GTCAGTATCAGTTCCCTATGCTTACCAGTGCTGTGCATTTGTGGGATGTGATTCTTCAACAACTTCCACTGATGAGGAGGACATCAAGAAGGTTACAG GTGGAGAAGAAGTGGAGAGGATATCGATGGTAATGCACTGCTCTCCCTCTCCAG gaGCCTTCAAGCCCTGTGAGCACCTCCTGGGCAGCTGGATGATACGTCTGACTGTGTGGTTCATCTGCCTGGTGGCCTTGATCTTCAACACTCTGGTGCTGGCAGCCACCTTCTCCCGCCGGGCCTTGGCCCTCTCCCCTGCCAGGCTGCTGGTTGGCCTCCTGGCCCTCACCAACCTGCTCACTGGGGTCTATGTGGGGGTGCTCACTGTCCTGGATGCTGCCACCTGGGGCTCCTTCGCTGAGTTTGGGGTCTGGTGGGAGACGGGGGTGGGCTGCCGGGCAACAGGGGCCCTGGCGGTGTTCTCCTCAGAGTGGGCGGTGCTGCTGTTGCCCCTGGCGGCTGTGGAGCGCAGCGTGGCGGTGAGAGGGCTCCTGGGGAAGGCCATCTCACCCAGGAGGAGCAGCGAGAGGGGGTTCGGGGACAGATGCTTCGCCCTGGCGGCTGCTCTCCTGGGACTCCTGGCGGCTGCAGCAGCCTGTCTGCCCCTCTTCAGTACCAACGACCCTTCAGCCTCCCCTCTCTGTTTACCCTTCTCTGGTGGTGAGGGCCCTGCACTGGGGGTCACTGTGGCCCTGGTGCTGCTCAACGCTCTGGCCTACCTGTTCACAGCAGCAGTGTACACCCAGCTGTACTGTGGCTTGGGCAGGGTGGAGCTGGCAGACCAGGAGCAGGCAGGGGCCGTACGCCACGTGGCATGGCTCATATTCACCAACTGCATCTTCTTCTGCCCTGTTGCAGCCTTCTCCTTCGCCCCTCTACTGGCTAGGTCTGGCACCGCAGGGGGCCCTGAGATTGCCAAGTCCATCACGCTCATCTTCTTCCCCCTACCGGCATGCCTTAACCCCGTGCTCTATGTTTTCTTCAGCCCAGCCTTCCGGGAGGACTGGCTGCGGCTGCGGGGCCATGGAGCTGTGGCCCGGGGGGTGAAGGCTGGGCAGTGTGCAGGGGGCTCTGGGGTTGTGGATGGGGACGGGGACTCCTCCACACGGGTGGGCTATGACTGTGGGGTGTACTCCCAGCTCTGTGGGGAAACAGGCATGTGTGAGCCCTGCGAGGCGGCTCTACACGCCAggacctcttcctcctcatcatcagTCTGCAGACACTTGGTGAAGTCCCACAGCTGCCCTACCCTCTCGGCTGGTGCGGCAGCGGGCCAGCGTACGGAGGGTTACTGGGCAGACAGCGGCACCCTCCCTGCCCAGTCAGAGTACGCTGACGAGGGGGACTCGTTTGTGTCCGACAGTTCCGACCAGGTGCAGGCCTGTGGACGAGCCTGCTTCTGCCAGAGCCGAGGGCTCCCTCTGGTCCACTACACATACAACATACCTCGCATCAAAGACTGA
- the LOC129834626 gene encoding leucine-rich repeat-containing G-protein coupled receptor 4-like isoform X2: MGQRKRKKKQKVSILSSVWTGDTYFYGTNTPHGMNMRTLSASDISMNNITELPAFVFKNFPYLEELRLAGNDLSFIHPDALSGLHQLKVLMLQNNQLKTVPSTAIKNLYSLQSLRLDANHITTVPEDSFEGLQQLRHLWLDDNSLTEVPVGPMRHQANLQALTLALNRITHIPNNAFANLSSLVVLHLHNNRIKEIGESCFTGLENLETLDLNFNNLMTFPEAIQSLPKLKELGFHSNDIAAIPEGAFHKNPLLRTIHLYDNPLSFVGTSAFQNLSDLHSLMLRGASMMQEFPCLIGTNNLESLTLTGTKIAAIPVELCEDLKVLRTLDLSYNEIEELPSFQGCLKLQEISLQHNHIQQIDRDTFQGLSALRLLDLSRNEMKTIHRDAFLYLTVLTNLDLSLNSLTSIPTTGLSSLNQLKLTGNLQMKHVFTAKSLPKLRSVSVPYAYQCCAFVGCDSSTTSTDEEDIKKVTGGEEVERISMVMHCSPSPGAFKPCEHLLGSWMIRLTVWFICLVALIFNTLVLAATFSRRALALSPARLLVGLLALTNLLTGVYVGVLTVLDAATWGSFAEFGVWWETGVGCRATGALAVFSSEWAVLLLPLAAVERSVAVRGLLGKAISPRRSSERGFGDRCFALAAALLGLLAAAAACLPLFSTNDPSASPLCLPFSGGEGPALGVTVALVLLNALAYLFTAAVYTQLYCGLGRVELADQEQAGAVRHVAWLIFTNCIFFCPVAAFSFAPLLARSGTAGGPEIAKSITLIFFPLPACLNPVLYVFFSPAFREDWLRLRGHGAVARGVKAGQCAGGSGVVDGDGDSSTRVGYDCGVYSQLCGETGMCEPCEAALHARTSSSSSSVCRHLVKSHSCPTLSAGAAAGQRTEGYWADSGTLPAQSEYADEGDSFVSDSSDQVQACGRACFCQSRGLPLVHYTYNIPRIKD; this comes from the exons tcGACTGGCAGGAAATGACCTCTCATTCATCCACCCTGACGCTCTGTCTGGACTGCATCAGCTCAAAGTCCT GATGTTGCAGAATAACCAGCTGAAGACTGTTCCAAGTACAGCTATAAAGAACCTCTACTCTCTACAGTCTCT ACGTCTGGATGCCAACCACATCACAACGGTGCCTGAGGATAGCTTTGAGGGCCTGCAGCAGCTCCGCCACCTCTGGCTGGATGACAACAGCCTGACTGAGGTCCCAGTGGGCCCCATGAGACACCAGGCTAACCTGCAGGCTCTCACCCTGGCACTCAACCGCATCACCCACATCCCCAACAATGCCTTTGCCAACCTCTCCAGTCTGGTGGTGCT GCATCTGCATAATAACAGAATTAAGGAGATTGGGGAGAGCTGCTTCACGGGGCTAGAGAACCTAGAGACGCT GGATCTTAACTTCAACAACCTGATGACCTTCCCAGAAGCAATCCAGTCACTGCCCAAACTGAAGGAGCT TGGATTTCACAGCAATGACATAGCAGCCATACCTGAGGGAGCCTTCCACAAGAACCCTTTGCTCCGCACCAT CCACCTGTATGACAACCCCCTGTCCTTTGTGGGAACGTCAGCCTTCCAGAACCTGTCTGACCTGCACTCCCT GATGCTACGTGGAGCCAGTATGATGCAGGAGTTTCCCTGTCTCATTGGGACTAACAACCTGGAGAGTCT CACTTTGACAGGCACAAAGATTGCCGCCATACCGGTTGAGCTCTGTGAGGATCTAAAGGTGCTGCGGACTCT GGACCTGTCCTACAATGAGATTGAGGAGCTGCCTTCCTTCCAGGGCTGTCTAAAGCTGCAGGAAAT AAGCCTGCAGCACAACCACATCCAGCAAATCGACAGGGACACATTCCAGGGTCTGTCTGCCCTGCGCTtgct GGACCTGAGTAGAAATGAAatgaaaaccatccacagagatgcTTTCCTCTATTTGACGGTGCTAACAAACCT AGACCTGAGTTTAAACTCGCTGACCAGCATTCCAACAACTGGACTGAGTTCCCTGAACCAACTGAAACTCACAGGAAACCTGCAGATGAAACATGTATTTACTGCAAAGAGCCTCCCCAAACTCAG GTCAGTATCAGTTCCCTATGCTTACCAGTGCTGTGCATTTGTGGGATGTGATTCTTCAACAACTTCCACTGATGAGGAGGACATCAAGAAGGTTACAG GTGGAGAAGAAGTGGAGAGGATATCGATGGTAATGCACTGCTCTCCCTCTCCAG gaGCCTTCAAGCCCTGTGAGCACCTCCTGGGCAGCTGGATGATACGTCTGACTGTGTGGTTCATCTGCCTGGTGGCCTTGATCTTCAACACTCTGGTGCTGGCAGCCACCTTCTCCCGCCGGGCCTTGGCCCTCTCCCCTGCCAGGCTGCTGGTTGGCCTCCTGGCCCTCACCAACCTGCTCACTGGGGTCTATGTGGGGGTGCTCACTGTCCTGGATGCTGCCACCTGGGGCTCCTTCGCTGAGTTTGGGGTCTGGTGGGAGACGGGGGTGGGCTGCCGGGCAACAGGGGCCCTGGCGGTGTTCTCCTCAGAGTGGGCGGTGCTGCTGTTGCCCCTGGCGGCTGTGGAGCGCAGCGTGGCGGTGAGAGGGCTCCTGGGGAAGGCCATCTCACCCAGGAGGAGCAGCGAGAGGGGGTTCGGGGACAGATGCTTCGCCCTGGCGGCTGCTCTCCTGGGACTCCTGGCGGCTGCAGCAGCCTGTCTGCCCCTCTTCAGTACCAACGACCCTTCAGCCTCCCCTCTCTGTTTACCCTTCTCTGGTGGTGAGGGCCCTGCACTGGGGGTCACTGTGGCCCTGGTGCTGCTCAACGCTCTGGCCTACCTGTTCACAGCAGCAGTGTACACCCAGCTGTACTGTGGCTTGGGCAGGGTGGAGCTGGCAGACCAGGAGCAGGCAGGGGCCGTACGCCACGTGGCATGGCTCATATTCACCAACTGCATCTTCTTCTGCCCTGTTGCAGCCTTCTCCTTCGCCCCTCTACTGGCTAGGTCTGGCACCGCAGGGGGCCCTGAGATTGCCAAGTCCATCACGCTCATCTTCTTCCCCCTACCGGCATGCCTTAACCCCGTGCTCTATGTTTTCTTCAGCCCAGCCTTCCGGGAGGACTGGCTGCGGCTGCGGGGCCATGGAGCTGTGGCCCGGGGGGTGAAGGCTGGGCAGTGTGCAGGGGGCTCTGGGGTTGTGGATGGGGACGGGGACTCCTCCACACGGGTGGGCTATGACTGTGGGGTGTACTCCCAGCTCTGTGGGGAAACAGGCATGTGTGAGCCCTGCGAGGCGGCTCTACACGCCAggacctcttcctcctcatcatcagTCTGCAGACACTTGGTGAAGTCCCACAGCTGCCCTACCCTCTCGGCTGGTGCGGCAGCGGGCCAGCGTACGGAGGGTTACTGGGCAGACAGCGGCACCCTCCCTGCCCAGTCAGAGTACGCTGACGAGGGGGACTCGTTTGTGTCCGACAGTTCCGACCAGGTGCAGGCCTGTGGACGAGCCTGCTTCTGCCAGAGCCGAGGGCTCCCTCTGGTCCACTACACATACAACATACCTCGCATCAAAGACTGA